The following is a genomic window from Plasmodium yoelii strain 17X genome assembly, chromosome: 12.
caacgGTTCTTTTAATCAAAGATTACCAGTTTCTATTGTAgaatgtgtatataaaaatagttgaATTATTTCCCTCaatttcataaattttaattatataataaaaaatatacataaaaataataataaattgaatgatatatttttgttttaattaaaaataattcttcttttcaacattttgacaattttttttcacattataattaaataagtCAAAAAGGTGGCAAATCGAATTTtagtaaataaaattatttatatctatcctgtatattttctataattttcatttttaagtttgacttaattttttttttttttccgaACCAAACAAATTTAACACAATTTATAGTAGTTAAAGAATTTTATCCTCTcacaaattttaaattgCAATAATATAACAGACAGAAACGAATACACATTGAATCGGTAAACATCAAACATACATGTACATAAAGACAAATCCATTCCTACGTgccattaaatatatatacaaaaatttaGACGAATCatagataataatataaaggaatatttttatgcataAAGAATGAAAATACATAGATATGGAGAgaaaaagtggaaaaagtaaatatatgcattttttgcCTATAATTAATTCACaaagaaaattaaatatattagaaaaaaacaatgttttagaaaaaattcatatattaccaataaaaaaaaaaagttcaaATTATCATGAATTGTACAATAAAttgaataaattaataaatgaaaaaagtaTATTGTACGAAGGAATTGTTATTAGCTTAAAAGATGGTTCTGAACATTCCGACTTGAAACTAAGCAAAATTCCtcatataaatgaaaaagaagaaagcataaaaataaaaaataaaataaataatgatgatgttTTTGGAATCGATAAAATTTCAACAGATGAAAGTTCTTCTGATGAAAATCAGACATGTGATGTAGACCTTCctttaaatgataataataatgataataacgataataatgatgataatgatgataatgataataatgatgataatgataataatgatgagaATGAAAAAATGTCAGAATTAATTGTTAATAATGTCgattatgttattattaattgCATACCATCAAAAGGTGTACTTAATCATGATACCTTAATTTATACTGATGGAAAATATGttgattatttaaaaaaaatagaaataataataataaatgataaacattataaaaaatatgagaaaaatattaaaaggaaatttatttcttttaaaaaaatgctaCTTAAAAAGAGtaatgatttttttaatggGGCCATGTCTTTATTcccattatattttaattttattcctGAATTGTGCATGTcaaaaaatagaaataaaGTTTCAAAAAATGAACAGTGCTCGATAGAAAGGATACCCAATCTTGGCACTTGTGATGAATGCGatacaaataaaacaaacaaaacGAATAGAACAAaccaaattaataatattataacacAAAAATTTTTGACGACCCATTTAATTCCCtatttcaaaaacaacagaaataaattattttatcctggaaaattatttaatgtaaataatttttcttttctagTTTCTAAAATAGATGTCGACATAAGTGCTGGTTTTATTGATGATTTAACTGTAAGTCTTTTTAACTCATGATTTTgcattcttattttttttattcctttttttatatcttataaaatatttatttataattaatatttttatatactataGGAAATAAACCTTAGGTTTGATAGTTATGAAGAATATACCC
Proteins encoded in this region:
- a CDS encoding RING zinc finger protein, putative; protein product: MERKSGKSKYMHFLPIINSQRKLNILEKNNVLEKIHILPIKKKSSNYHELYNKLNKLINEKSILYEGIVISLKDGSEHSDLKLSKIPHINEKEESIKIKNKINNDDVFGIDKISTDESSSDENQTCDVDLPLNDNNNDNNDNNDDNDDNDNNDDNDNNDENEKMSELIVNNVDYVIINCIPSKGVLNHDTLIYTDGKYVDYLKKIEIIIINDKHYKKYEKNIKRKFISFKKMLLKKSNDFFNGAMSLFPLYFNFIPELCMSKNRNKVSKNEQCSIERIPNLGTCDECDTNKTNKTNRTNQINNIITQKFLTTHLIPYFKNNRNKLFYPGKLFNVNNFSFLVSKIDVDISAGFIDDLTEINLRFDSYEEYTHVHIVPLYDTLPTTYNYNLFIDYIKPYIERHYLNTFSIYDTFFYRGVQFKIMGVEPINMKCGKGRISANTSIYIQGSVKPTFFDVISNKSFNYIKSLPFEYKPYAILNILQHLDTDSLLRLFPSANINMESSTKNEQTILHSLAPLMYIYNKENISYASNRGDSSRSDSSRIDSNGGNSSRSDSNGGNSKDVIIEQSNGHSELNNNIINEQCVVCFEHFINDDKCIKLTCLHTYHWKCVQNWFRFNLTCPCCRHKLNI